A single window of Anopheles moucheti chromosome 2, idAnoMoucSN_F20_07, whole genome shotgun sequence DNA harbors:
- the LOC128298010 gene encoding inosine-uridine preferring nucleoside hydrolase-like, with amino-acid sequence MSQPRKVIIDLDVGTDDAWALWMLLKGEKLSGYEVIGITCVNGNTTVDNVVENTLTLLTAMGRTDVPVFRGAQEPLILPAEKKDVSNFHGVNGLGDIQFGIEINRTPFQEEHAVDALKRLVTLHKGQIDLIFIGPLTNLALAMKLQPGLLKEVNHLYIMGGNRHGVGNVTWSAEFNFHTDPEAAQIVLHKEYCPVTIVPWETCQKHGIPMQWRMEVLGKNETHPVLRILNGVEQKLYSKRTHWMPCDAYLVAAYVVPACVEKAQRYSVDVELHGALTRGQMILNHHQQGEGHVNIIDDINEKQFKDLCLKTVA; translated from the coding sequence ATGAGTCAACCAAGGAAGGTAATTATCGATCTGGATGTCGGTACGGATGATGCATGGGCACTGTGGATGCTGCTGAAGGGTGAAAAACTGTCCGGCTACGAAGTAATCGGAATCACGTGTGTGAACGGTAACACAACCGTGGATAACGTGGTGGAAAACACGCTGACCTTACTGACTGCAATGGGTCGGACGGATGTACCGGTATTCCGGGGTGCCCAGGAACCACTGATACTTCCGGCAGAGAAGAAAGACGTTAGTAACTTTCACGGCGTAAACGGGCTCGGTGATATTCAGTTCGGGATCGAGATCAACCGGACACCATTCCAAGAGGAACATGCAGTGGATGCATTGAAACGCTTGGTTACGCTGCACAAAGGGCAAATCGATCTTATCTTCATCGGTCCGCTTACAAATCTGGCACTCGCTATGAAGCTTCAGCCGGGGCTCCTGAAGGAGGTTAATCATCTGTACATTATGGGTGGCAATCGTCATGGCGTAGGCAACGTAACGTGGTCGGCTGAGTTTAACTTCCACACCGATCCCGAAGCAGCACAAATCGTTCTGCACAAAGAGTACTGCCCGGTTACGATCGTACCGTGGGAGACTTGCCAAAAACACGGTATTCCCATGCAGTGGCGCATGGAGGTGCTCggcaaaaatgaaacacatcCCGTACTGCGTATACTGAATGGAGTCGAGCAAAAGTTGTACAGTAAACGGACGCATTGGATGCCATGCGACGCATATCTAGTAGCCGCGTACGTAGTGCCAGCCTGTGTGGAGAAGGCACAACGGTACTCGGTAGATGTGGAGCTTCACGGTGCGCTAACTCGTGGGCAGATGATATTGAATCACCATCAGCAGGGAGAGGGCCACGTGAATATTATTGATGATATTAATGAAAAACAGTTCAAGGATCTGTGCTTGAAAACGGTAGCATAA
- the LOC128297896 gene encoding ADP-ribosylation factor-like protein 1 translates to MGGLFSYFRGLLGSREMRILILGLDGAGKTTILYRLQVGEVVTTIPTIGFNVEQVTYKNLKFQVWDLGGQTSIRPYWRCYYSNTDAIIYVVDSADKDRIGISKDELLYMLREDELAGAILVVLANKQDMEGCMSVAEVHQALGLEALKNRTFQIFKTSATKGEGLDQAMDWLSNALQARK, encoded by the exons ATGG GTGGACTATTCAGTTACTTTCGGGGGCTGCTAGGCAGCCGGGAGATGCGGATACTGATTCTCGGTCTGGATGGCGCCGGCAAGACGACAATACTGTACCGATTGCAGGTGGGCGAGGTAGTGACCACAATACCGACGATAGGATTCAACGTGGAACAGGTGACGTACAAAAACCTTAAATTCCAAGTGTGGGATCTAGGAGGACAGACCAGCATACG ACCATATTGGCGCTGTTATTACAGCAATACAGACGCTATCATCTACGTAGTTGATTCCGCAGATAAGGATAGGATAGGCATATCAAAAGATGAGCTACTTTACATGTTAAGG GAAGACGAACTTGCCGGGGCAATACTGGTCGTGTTGGCCAACAAACAGGACATGGAAGGGTGCATGAGCGTAGCGGAGGTGCATCAAGCGCTCGGGCTGGAAGCGCTGAAAAATCGAACGTtccaaatattcaaaacatccGCCACCAAAGGAGAAGGCCTCGATCAGGCCATGGACTGGCTGTCGAACGCGTTACAGGCGAGAAAATAG